Proteins encoded in a region of the Elizabethkingia bruuniana genome:
- the ccsB gene encoding c-type cytochrome biogenesis protein CcsB: MKKLQDILISTRTMAVLLLVYAISMAVATFIENDHGTPAAKALIYNAKWFELVMLLLIINFIGNIQRYRLFRREKWPLLVFHLAFILIFIGGAITRYISFEGMMLIREGETSNQIVSEKQYFKIQIEDKGDILNYEDVPYIMSPLHHDFNATYDFRGEKFTVKTLDYIQRKKDSLVVSESGKNYLHLVSTNDQGRENIFIAPGEAKSVNGMLVTYNRKIEGGVEIHDENGFLQIKSPSDAQYMTMATQKTGVAKKDALDSLKLRSLYTIGDLKLVVPEGVKKGKLIEYEGDKKKDQGTPDLLRLMVEGPKTKQPVDILVDKNNPNMAKQIMVDGKNIMLGFGPKVLQTPFSLKLDKFVMETYPGSNSPSAYESHIQIIENGKQTPYKIYMNHVLNHGGYRFFQAGFDPDRKGTHLSVNHDFWGTNITYVGYTFLFLGLFVSLFWKGTRFWQLNKMLKDISKKKAVVVAFLLFAFGSVNAQTYDGGSSKGKIDMHGQETHGAPNVEKMEVGKPAGPMKPKVLDPETVVQHSNVNKEHADKFGYALVQNVEGRIVPVNTLALDILRKLYKKDSFHGMDANQWFLSITTNPFMWTQVPLIKVPKKGGDELLKKTKANEDEYTTLLNLFPMDPATGQPRFVLEQDYNTAFRKKPGEQSMYDKGIIEINDQVQVFNGILSGQYMRIVPVPNDNNHTWHSWLDNKFEPDEASQKVMGPYFASVLDATKNGDWANADKELVKLQDYQHKWGSKIMPSDTKVKVEVFMNDLNLFFKLLIAYTLIGGLILILGFIYLFKPNKIVHKAINVIIWIGIVGYIAHFLGLVGRWYVSGHAPWSNGYEAIMFISWVGITAGLILYRNSNALIPAAGFLVAVIMMGFAHGGAQLDPQITPLVPVLKSYWLIVHVAIITSSYGFFALSAIIAVITLFFYIVTSSDVYKEHNDKTIKELTIVSEMSLTIGLFALTVGNFLGGIWANESWGRYWSWDPKETWAFISIIIYAFVLHMRLVPGLRGRYTFHVVTMFAFCSMIMTYFGVNYYLSGLHSYAAGDPIPVPLWVYLSLAFMIALSLAAWFKYKKLHSAKSSSNNKSKKAEERTEIEP, encoded by the coding sequence ATGAAGAAATTACAGGATATACTTATCTCAACCAGAACAATGGCAGTATTGTTACTGGTCTATGCTATCTCAATGGCGGTAGCTACGTTTATAGAAAATGACCATGGAACGCCCGCGGCTAAGGCTTTAATTTATAATGCCAAATGGTTTGAACTGGTGATGTTACTTCTCATCATCAATTTTATCGGAAATATTCAGCGATACAGACTTTTTAGAAGAGAGAAGTGGCCGCTATTGGTATTTCACTTAGCTTTTATTCTGATCTTTATTGGAGGGGCTATTACACGTTACATTAGTTTTGAAGGAATGATGCTGATTCGTGAAGGTGAAACTTCTAACCAGATCGTTAGCGAAAAACAATATTTCAAAATACAGATAGAGGATAAAGGTGATATTCTGAATTATGAAGATGTACCTTATATTATGTCTCCATTGCATCATGATTTTAATGCTACTTATGATTTCAGAGGTGAAAAGTTTACAGTGAAAACGCTGGACTACATCCAGAGAAAGAAAGATTCATTAGTAGTTTCTGAGAGCGGGAAAAATTATCTTCATCTGGTTTCCACAAACGACCAGGGGAGAGAAAATATATTCATTGCCCCGGGTGAGGCAAAGAGCGTAAATGGTATGTTGGTTACCTATAACCGTAAAATTGAAGGTGGTGTGGAAATTCATGATGAAAATGGATTCCTTCAGATCAAATCTCCATCCGATGCTCAATATATGACGATGGCAACGCAAAAAACAGGTGTTGCTAAAAAAGATGCACTAGATTCCCTAAAGCTAAGAAGTTTATATACAATTGGTGATTTAAAATTAGTTGTACCTGAAGGTGTGAAGAAAGGGAAGCTTATAGAATATGAAGGTGATAAGAAAAAAGATCAGGGAACACCAGATCTTTTGAGATTAATGGTTGAAGGTCCTAAGACAAAACAGCCTGTTGATATATTAGTTGATAAAAATAATCCTAATATGGCTAAACAGATTATGGTAGATGGTAAAAACATTATGTTAGGATTTGGTCCTAAAGTTTTACAGACACCATTCTCTCTGAAGCTTGATAAATTTGTAATGGAAACTTATCCAGGAAGTAATTCCCCATCTGCATACGAATCTCATATACAGATTATAGAAAACGGAAAACAAACACCGTATAAAATCTATATGAACCACGTTCTTAATCACGGTGGATATCGTTTCTTCCAGGCAGGATTTGATCCGGACAGAAAAGGAACTCACCTTTCTGTAAACCACGATTTCTGGGGAACCAACATTACTTATGTAGGATATACTTTCTTATTCCTTGGACTCTTTGTTTCATTGTTCTGGAAAGGAACTCGTTTCTGGCAACTAAACAAAATGTTGAAAGATATTAGCAAGAAAAAAGCTGTAGTTGTAGCATTCCTATTGTTTGCTTTTGGTAGTGTAAATGCACAAACCTATGATGGCGGCAGCAGTAAAGGTAAGATCGACATGCACGGACAGGAGACTCACGGAGCTCCTAATGTTGAGAAAATGGAAGTAGGAAAGCCTGCAGGTCCTATGAAGCCTAAAGTTTTGGATCCCGAAACTGTGGTTCAGCATTCTAATGTTAATAAAGAGCATGCTGATAAATTTGGCTATGCTTTGGTACAAAATGTTGAGGGGCGTATTGTACCTGTTAATACACTCGCTTTAGATATACTAAGAAAGTTATACAAGAAAGATTCTTTCCATGGAATGGATGCCAATCAGTGGTTTCTTTCTATTACGACTAATCCGTTTATGTGGACTCAGGTACCACTTATTAAAGTTCCAAAGAAGGGTGGCGATGAATTGCTTAAGAAAACTAAGGCAAATGAAGATGAGTATACAACTTTATTAAACCTTTTCCCGATGGACCCTGCTACAGGGCAACCTCGTTTTGTACTGGAGCAAGATTATAATACTGCTTTCCGGAAAAAACCGGGAGAACAGAGTATGTATGATAAAGGAATTATTGAAATAAATGATCAGGTTCAGGTTTTCAACGGAATTCTTTCTGGTCAGTATATGCGTATTGTTCCGGTACCCAATGACAATAACCATACATGGCATTCATGGTTAGATAACAAATTTGAACCAGATGAAGCGTCTCAGAAAGTGATGGGGCCATATTTTGCAAGTGTTCTGGATGCTACAAAAAATGGAGATTGGGCTAATGCGGATAAAGAATTGGTAAAGTTACAAGACTATCAGCATAAGTGGGGCTCTAAGATTATGCCTTCTGACACAAAGGTGAAAGTAGAGGTGTTTATGAATGATCTTAATCTTTTTTTTAAACTCCTTATTGCTTATACGCTGATTGGTGGTTTAATACTGATATTAGGTTTCATCTATTTATTCAAACCAAATAAAATTGTTCATAAGGCAATTAATGTAATTATCTGGATCGGAATTGTAGGGTATATTGCACATTTCCTAGGTCTTGTAGGCCGTTGGTATGTTTCCGGACACGCACCATGGAGTAATGGTTACGAAGCTATTATGTTCATTTCTTGGGTCGGAATTACTGCAGGACTTATCCTGTACAGAAATTCTAATGCACTTATACCAGCGGCAGGTTTCCTTGTAGCTGTTATTATGATGGGATTCGCACATGGAGGAGCACAGCTGGATCCACAGATTACCCCTCTTGTACCAGTACTTAAATCTTACTGGTTAATTGTACACGTTGCTATTATTACATCCAGTTACGGATTCTTTGCCCTTTCGGCTATTATTGCAGTAATTACATTATTCTTCTATATTGTGACTAGCTCTGATGTCTATAAAGAGCATAATGATAAAACGATTAAAGAATTGACTATTGTAAGTGAAATGTCATTGACAATAGGATTGTTTGCGCTTACTGTAGGTAACTTCCTTGGAGGTATCTGGGCCAATGAAAGCTGGGGTCGTTACTGGTCTTGGGATCCTAAAGAGACATGGGCGTTTATCTCGATTATTATTTATGCATTTGTATTGCATATGCGTTTAGTACCGGGACTTAGAGGTAGATATACTTTCCATGTAGTAACAATGTTTGCTTTCTGCTCTATGATTATGACCTATTTTGGGGTTAATTATTATCTTTCAGGATTACATTCCTATGCGGCAGGAGATCCAATTCCTGTTCCGTTATGGGTGTATTTAAGTTTAGCTTTCATGATTGCTCTAAGTTTAGCAGCATGGTTTAAATATAAAAAACTCCACAGTGCTAAATCTTCGTCTAATAATAAATCGAAGAAAGCAGAGGAAAGAACGGAAATTGAACCTTAA
- a CDS encoding Arc family DNA-binding protein: MSAKKSFVLRIDEETYKLIEKWASDEFRSVNGQIEFVVHQALIKAGRKKEKDNEKPLDSK; the protein is encoded by the coding sequence TTGAGTGCAAAAAAAAGCTTTGTCCTCCGGATTGATGAAGAAACTTATAAGCTTATTGAAAAATGGGCTTCAGATGAATTTCGGAGCGTAAACGGACAGATTGAATTTGTAGTTCATCAGGCTTTGATAAAAGCCGGGCGAAAGAAAGAAAAGGATAATGAAAAGCCGTTAGATAGTAAATAA
- a CDS encoding SPFH domain-containing protein, producing MEKNLKPMSGYVALLISILLLFGAVALFFTGMQYNPFLSVMGVLCFILAIFFMKGLMIIQPNHSRVLNFFGKYVGTVKENGLFFINPLYSSQRMSLRSENLQGQTLKVNDKMGNPIEIGVVIVWKVGDTYKAAFEVERYTDFVKMQSEAAVRHLAMSFPYDNLEDDHAPITLREGGDKINQILEQELTDRLSKAGIVIQEARISHLAYASEIAGAMLQRQQATAIVAARAKIVEGAVGMVDMALKKLSEENIVELDDERKAAMVSNLMVVLCGEKAAQPILNAGTLYN from the coding sequence ATGGAAAAAAATCTGAAACCAATGTCTGGTTATGTGGCATTACTTATAAGTATCTTATTACTATTTGGTGCTGTTGCTCTGTTCTTTACAGGAATGCAGTATAATCCTTTCTTGTCTGTTATGGGGGTATTGTGTTTTATTCTTGCAATATTTTTTATGAAAGGTCTTATGATTATCCAACCTAACCACTCCAGAGTGCTTAACTTCTTCGGGAAGTATGTAGGAACTGTTAAAGAGAACGGATTGTTCTTCATCAACCCTCTTTATTCTTCACAAAGAATGAGTCTTCGTTCAGAGAATCTTCAGGGGCAAACACTAAAAGTAAATGATAAAATGGGAAATCCTATTGAGATAGGAGTTGTTATCGTTTGGAAAGTAGGAGATACCTATAAAGCTGCCTTTGAGGTGGAGCGTTATACTGATTTTGTAAAAATGCAGAGTGAAGCAGCAGTTCGTCATTTAGCGATGAGCTTTCCTTATGATAATCTTGAGGATGATCATGCACCGATAACCTTAAGAGAAGGTGGAGATAAAATTAATCAGATCCTGGAGCAGGAACTTACAGACAGACTTTCAAAAGCAGGAATTGTAATTCAGGAGGCCAGAATTAGCCACTTGGCTTATGCCTCTGAAATTGCAGGAGCTATGCTTCAACGCCAGCAGGCTACGGCAATTGTAGCAGCAAGGGCTAAGATTGTAGAAGGGGCTGTCGGGATGGTAGATATGGCCTTGAAAAAATTATCGGAAGAAAATATAGTAGAGTTGGATGACGAAAGAAAAGCCGCTATGGTAAGCAATCTTATGGTTGTACTTTGTGGGGAAAAGGCTGCACAGCCTATACTAAATGCCGGTACTTTGTATAATTAG
- a CDS encoding helix-turn-helix transcriptional regulator encodes MKECGNSIRQIRRNKDLTQEYMALELGISQKAYSDLENCKVKMNMTTLLKVADILEISPSEICSLSGNCTNDMQQKHESLIDYLKQNNIQVPDEYL; translated from the coding sequence ATGAAAGAATGTGGCAACAGTATCAGACAAATCCGGAGAAATAAAGATCTAACCCAGGAGTATATGGCTCTGGAGTTGGGAATCTCCCAAAAAGCATATTCTGATTTAGAAAACTGCAAAGTCAAAATGAATATGACAACCTTACTAAAAGTTGCAGATATATTGGAGATTAGCCCCTCCGAAATTTGCAGCCTTTCAGGAAATTGCACCAACGATATGCAGCAGAAACATGAAAGTCTTATAGACTATCTGAAGCAAAATAACATCCAGGTTCCGGATGAATATTTGTAA
- the ccoN gene encoding cytochrome-c oxidase, cbb3-type subunit I, protein MEAQKFHYDNNIVRAFLYATIAFGLVGFLLGLTAALMLFYPELPEFLFGTDDTTIQSLRSGNIQGLINTQGALGFGRIRMLHTSAVIFAFVCNSFFCGAYYSMQRLLKTRMYSDTLSWIHFWSWQLMIVSVVITFLMGINTSKEYAEHEWPIDILITFSWVIFGINMFGTIAKRRVRHLYVAIWFFIATWIGVALLHIVNNLEVPLNFWKSYSVYAGVKDALVQWWYGHNAVAFVLTTPVLGLMYYFMPKAADRPVFSYKLSIIHFWSLIFVYLWAGPHHLQYTSLPGWAQALGTGFSIMLIAPSWGGMLNGLLTLRGAWDKVRENPVLKFFVVAVTCYGMATFEGPLLATKSLNKIGHYTDWVIGHVHLGALGWNGFMAFGIIYFLVPLMWKTKLWSVKLANWHFWLGTLGIIFYAVPMYISGFTQGLMWKQFNPDGTLMYKNWLDTVTAIIPYFKLRFLGGILYLTGALLMVVNVFKTVRKGVFEKNVPAEAPALAVIGNDRKDGEPVHLWIERMPTVLSIGAFVTLAIGGAVEIIPTLSVKSNVPNIAAVKPYSPLELEGRDLYIREGCNSCHSQMIRPFRDEIVRFDGKNGQYSKAGEFIYDRPFLWGSKRTGPDLQREGNKNPDSWHFKHMYNPRVTSAGSIMPRFPWLITNELDRSEMVNKMKLMKNAFDVPYTKAQIDSANAWADNQANVIVQKIYSEAADIKEQVAQEKIAKGDKFIPIEKREIVALIAYLQRLGTDIKTTDVQTASIK, encoded by the coding sequence ATGGAGGCGCAAAAGTTTCATTATGACAACAATATTGTTCGGGCATTTTTATATGCGACAATAGCGTTCGGTCTCGTAGGCTTTCTTCTTGGGCTTACGGCAGCTTTAATGTTGTTCTACCCTGAATTACCAGAATTCCTTTTCGGTACGGATGATACGACGATTCAGAGTTTAAGAAGCGGAAATATTCAGGGACTAATTAATACACAAGGAGCACTTGGTTTTGGTAGAATAAGAATGCTGCATACCAGTGCAGTGATTTTTGCTTTTGTATGTAACTCGTTTTTCTGTGGTGCTTATTACAGTATGCAGAGACTACTTAAAACCAGAATGTACAGCGATACACTTTCATGGATACATTTCTGGTCTTGGCAGTTAATGATTGTAAGTGTGGTTATTACATTCCTTATGGGGATTAATACATCTAAAGAATATGCAGAGCATGAATGGCCTATTGACATCTTAATTACTTTCTCATGGGTTATCTTTGGTATCAACATGTTTGGTACGATTGCTAAGAGAAGAGTAAGACACTTATATGTAGCCATCTGGTTCTTTATAGCAACCTGGATTGGGGTAGCTTTACTTCACATCGTAAATAACTTAGAAGTTCCGTTAAACTTCTGGAAATCATATTCAGTATATGCAGGGGTAAAAGATGCATTAGTACAATGGTGGTATGGTCACAATGCAGTAGCATTCGTACTAACAACACCAGTATTGGGGCTTATGTACTACTTCATGCCGAAAGCAGCAGACAGACCAGTATTCTCTTACAAATTATCTATTATTCACTTCTGGTCCCTAATCTTCGTATACCTTTGGGCTGGCCCTCATCACCTTCAGTATACTTCTTTACCTGGCTGGGCACAGGCATTGGGCACAGGTTTCTCCATCATGCTTATCGCACCGTCTTGGGGAGGTATGCTAAATGGCCTATTAACGCTAAGAGGGGCTTGGGATAAAGTAAGAGAAAATCCGGTACTTAAATTCTTCGTAGTAGCTGTTACATGTTATGGTATGGCAACTTTTGAAGGACCGCTTTTGGCAACTAAATCTCTAAATAAAATTGGACACTATACCGACTGGGTAATTGGTCACGTACACTTAGGTGCATTAGGATGGAATGGTTTTATGGCCTTCGGTATTATATATTTCCTTGTACCATTAATGTGGAAAACCAAACTATGGTCTGTAAAATTAGCCAACTGGCACTTCTGGCTGGGGACTCTGGGTATTATTTTCTATGCAGTACCAATGTATATCTCCGGTTTTACGCAAGGTTTGATGTGGAAGCAATTTAACCCGGATGGTACTTTGATGTATAAAAACTGGTTAGATACTGTAACAGCAATTATTCCATACTTTAAATTAAGATTCCTTGGTGGGATATTATATCTGACAGGAGCACTATTAATGGTAGTGAATGTGTTCAAAACAGTAAGAAAAGGAGTATTTGAGAAAAATGTTCCTGCAGAAGCACCAGCGTTAGCAGTTATTGGTAACGATAGAAAAGATGGAGAGCCTGTACACTTATGGATTGAAAGAATGCCAACAGTATTATCCATCGGAGCATTTGTTACACTGGCGATAGGAGGTGCGGTTGAAATTATCCCGACCCTGAGTGTGAAGAGTAATGTGCCAAATATAGCAGCCGTTAAACCATACTCACCATTGGAATTAGAAGGTAGAGACTTATATATTCGTGAAGGATGTAACTCTTGTCACTCTCAGATGATCAGGCCTTTCCGTGATGAAATTGTAAGATTTGATGGCAAAAACGGGCAATATTCCAAAGCAGGAGAGTTTATATATGACAGGCCTTTCTTATGGGGATCTAAGAGAACCGGTCCGGATTTACAAAGAGAAGGTAATAAAAACCCGGATTCATGGCACTTTAAACATATGTATAATCCAAGAGTAACATCAGCAGGTTCTATTATGCCACGTTTCCCATGGTTGATTACGAATGAATTGGATCGCTCGGAAATGGTAAACAAAATGAAGTTAATGAAAAATGCGTTTGATGTACCATATACCAAAGCACAGATAGATTCTGCAAATGCATGGGCTGACAATCAGGCTAATGTAATCGTACAGAAAATTTACTCCGAGGCTGCAGATATTAAAGAGCAGGTAGCACAGGAAAAAATTGCCAAAGGCGACAAATTTATTCCGATTGAGAAGAGAGAAATTGTAGCACTTATCGCATACCTTCAGAGATTAGGTACTGATATTAAGACTACAGATGTACAAACAGCCTCTATTAAATAA